A single genomic interval of Heteronotia binoei isolate CCM8104 ecotype False Entrance Well chromosome 11, APGP_CSIRO_Hbin_v1, whole genome shotgun sequence harbors:
- the LOC132579038 gene encoding disintegrin and metalloproteinase domain-containing protein 9-like, translating to MHSDSPIPYISYEIIIPRRLEPETGNGKKAERSYIIKAAGKEHIIRLNQTNNFLVENLPVFTYNSEGKRVTSHPYIPTGCYYRGYVEGTADSLVALSTCFGLTGFLKIGDQYYGIEPLAGSQTFQHVLHLTNKHGFNSPVSGIRADYRNHQAEEASGGKIDSVFVQSLLYVRMYIVADNMMFHYEGGNETRVTHLVLNIINMVHTYYVSLKTEVILAGLEVWTERNQIKISKDSAKLVADFRKWKNEAVNAAKHDTTHLFVHQRFDDEPWKTYRGGICKPGFSIGIEPYLTKDLVEFSYIVSHMLGHNLGMDDDGPNCLCDGQTNCIMHASHTKLALFSDCSVASLSELKKGEELACLHDVKYWFRYCGNKEVDVGEQCDCGDEQQCKRDPCCHPNCTLKAKAVCAHEACCQNCQFAPKGTLCRPSASQCDLPEYCPGGSTQCPADVYRQDGTSCGKGAYCYANKCPTHHLQCTEAFGTKAGVAPLSCFRALNMVGNRIGNCGIDGKTREFVKCKEENVLCGRLHCSNVKEQPSLLNYIVRTLINGVPCWSTKYQGPRDKGLLPDGTVCGRDKICMNQTCVPVSILKSECDAAGKCHGKGVCNNRNNCHCNRGWAPPDCRTVGTGGSVDSGSPMKASTIYVFTLALAVVIPVLLLGVVVAILLRSRLRLLFNRCRRRTSG from the coding sequence ATGCACTCTGACTCACCTATTCCATACATTTCCTATGAAATAATTATTCCCAGGCGGTTAGAACCAGAGACAGGAAATGGCAAGAAGGCAGAACGTTCATACATCATCAAGGCAGCTGGGAAGGAACACATCATTCGGCTGAATCAAACCAACAACTTTCTGGTTGAAAACCTGCCAGTCTTTACCTACAATTCTGAGGGTAAGAGGGTGACAAGCCATCCCTACATTCCTACTGGATGCTACTATAGAGGGTACGTGGAAGGCACGGCTGATTCCCTGGTCGCTCTCAGCACTTGCTTTGGCCTTACAGGATTCCTAAAAATCGGAGATCAATATTACGGCATTGAGCCTTTAGCGGGTTCGCAGACATTTCAGCATGTCCTCCACCTGACCAATAAACATGGCTTCAATTCCCCAGTCTCTGGCATAAGAGCTGACTATCGAAATCACCAGGCAGAAGAAGCGTCGGGAGGGAAGATTGATTCTGTGTTTGTGCAGAGTCTGTTGTATGTTAGGATGTATATTGTAGCGGATAACATGATGTTTCACTACGAAGGTGGCAATGAGACCAGAGTTACGCATCTAGTTTTAAATATAATTAATATGGTGCACACATATTATGTTTCCCTGAAAACGGAAGTCATTCTGGCGGGTCTAGAGGTCTGGACAGAACGCAACCAAATTAAAATTTCCAAAGACAGCGCAAAGCTTGTTGCTGATTTCCGTAAATGGAAGAATGAAGCTGTCAATGCAGCAAAACATGACACCACCCACTTGTTTGTCCATCAGAGATTTGACGACGAACCTTGGAAGACATACCGAGGAGGCATCTGCAAGCCAGGTTTTTCAATAGGGATAGAGCCCTACCTAACCAAGGATCTGGTTGAATTCTCCTATATCGTCTCTCATATGTTGGGTCACAACCTTGGCATGGATGATGACGGACCCAACTGTTTGTGCGACGGACAAACAAATTGTATCATGCATGCTTCTCACACTAAGCTTGCCTTGTTCAGTGACTGCAGCGTAGCATCTTTGTCAGAACTAAAAAAGGGGGAAGAGCTGGCTTGCCTGCATGACGTCAAATACTGGTTTAGGTACTGTGGCAATAAAGAGGTGGATGTCGGAGAACAGTGCGATTGTGGCGATGAACAGCAATGCAAACGGGACCCTTGTTGCCATCCCAACTGCACCCTCAAGGCAAAGGCAGTTTGTGCCCACGAGGCTTGCTGCCAAAACTGTCAATTCGCCCCAAAGGGAACACTCTGTCGGCCTAGCGCTAGCCAGTGTGACTTGCCTGAATATTGTCCTGGGGGATCTACACAGTGCCCAGCAGATGTGTATAGACAAGATGGGACGTCATGTGGCAAGGGTGCTTACTGTTATGCAAATAAATGTCCCACTCACCATCTTCAGTGCACCGAGGCCTTTGGCACAAAAGCTGGAGTTGCTCCTCTGAGCTGTTTCAGAGCCCTCAACATGGTTGGAAATCGGATAGGTAACTGTGGCATTGATGGAAAAACAAGAGAATTCGTGAAATGCAAAGAGGAGAACGTTCTGTGCGGGCGACTGCACTGCTCCAACGTCAAAGAGCAACCCAGTCTGTTGAATTACATCGTTCGGACCTTGATCAATGGTGTGCCTTGCTGGAGCACCAAGTACCAAGGCCCTAGAGACAAAGGATTGCTGCCGGATGGGACGGTGTGCGGCAGAGACAAAATATGCATGAACCAGACATGCGTCCCTGTGTCCATTTTGAAATCAGAGTGTGACGCAGCGGGGAAGTGTCACGGCAAAGGCGTCTGCAATAATCGCAACAACTGCCACTGTAATCGTGGCTGGGCCCCTCCAGATTGCCGGACCGTCGGTACAGGGGGGAGCGTAGATAGTGGGTCTCCCATGAAAGCTTCCACGATATACGTGTTCACTTTGGCTTTAGCGGTCGTGATTCCTGTATTGCTGTTGGGAGTGGTGGTTGCCATCCTTCTTCGCTCCAGACTGAGATTGTTGTTTAACCGATGCAGACGGAGAACCTCAGGCTAG